In Carya illinoinensis cultivar Pawnee chromosome 9, C.illinoinensisPawnee_v1, whole genome shotgun sequence, the following are encoded in one genomic region:
- the LOC122276197 gene encoding MDIS1-interacting receptor like kinase 2-like isoform X3 — MAASSLSIFNIPIVAWAIWIFLCGKYLDNALHQLVNVAAASGSISALQLEQAKALHETGWWPSNSNISSACDWDGITCNDGGSVTNIVRSYQGLREIIEATEDFDIKHCIGTGGYGSVYKAELPSGNVVALKKLHQREVENPVFCKSFINEVRVLTEIRHRNIVKLHGFCVHKRCRFLIYEYMERGSLFCVLRNVDEAMELDWSKRVNIIKDTAHALSYMHHECIPAIVHRDISTNNILLNSELQAFVSDFGTAKLLDPDSSNQTLVAGTYGYIAPKFAYTMIVTEKCDVYSFGVVALEVLMGRHPGELLSSLSSSSQNMMLNEILDQRLPPPNRLIGQDILLVATIAFACLHTQPKSRPTMKCVSQEFLSHKKLNVIPLTTVSISQLRKQATYMVGSGFAYC; from the exons ATGGCAGCCTCCTCCCTTTCCATTTTCAATATACCGATAGTAGCGTGGGCTATCTGGATCTTTTTATGCGGAAAGTATTTGGATAATGCACTTCATCAGCTTGTTAACGTTGCAGCAGCATCTGGATCAATATCTGCCCTTCAACTTGAACAAGCCAAGGCTTTGCACGAGACTGGGTGGTGGCCGTCCAATAGTAATATTTCAAGTGCTTGCGATTGGGATGGTATTACTTGCAACGATGGAGGAAGCGTCACAAACATCGTTAGATCTTATCAAGGTTTGAGAG AAATTATTGAAGCAACCGAGGATTTTGACATCAAACATTGCATTGGAACTGGTGGTTATGGTAGCGTTTACAAAGCTGAATTACCAAGCGGAAATGTGGTTGCCTTAAAGAAACTTCATCAGAGAGAGGTTGAGAATCCAGTTTTCTGTAAGAGTTTTATAAATGAGGTGAGGGTGTTAACAGAGATTCGACATCGAAATATTGTGAAGCTACATGGGTTCTGTGTACATAAAAGAtgtagatttttaatttatgagtACATGGAAAGGGGAAGCCTATTTTGTGTCCTAAGAAATGTTGATGAAGCTATGGAACTGGATTGGAGCAAGAGGGTAAACATCATCAAAGACACAGCACACGCCTTATCTTACATGCATCATGAATGCATCCCAGCAATTGTTCATAGAGATATATCAACCAACAATATTTTGCTGAATTCTGAATTGCAAGCTTTTGTCTCTGACTTTGGAACTGCTAAACTTCTTGATCCCGACTCCTCCAATCAAACATTGGTTGCTGGCACTTATGGCTACATTGCCCCAA AGTTTGCCTACACAATGATAGTTACTGAAAAATGTGATGTATATAGCTTTGGAGTGGTGGCACTAGAAGTATTAATGGGAAGGCATCCAGGAGAACTCTTGtcctcattatcatcatcatctcaaaACATGATGCTAAATGAAATATTAGACCAACGCCTGCCACCTCCAAATCGTCTAATTGGACAAGATATTTTGCTCGTCGCTACAATAGCATTTGCATGCCTTCACACTCAGCCAAAGTCTCGGCCTACAATGAAATGTGTGtcacaagaatttctctctcacAAAAAGCTGAATGTCATACCCTTGACTACGGTTTCAATCTCGCAACTGAGGAAACAAGCAACATATATGGTTGGATCAGGATTTGCTTATTGTTAG
- the LOC122276209 gene encoding uncharacterized protein LOC122276209 codes for MEDVKYDWKGVIRMVKGFILDISSSMQNFKFVGSHDLVVLRELNCPVVPVAVQVPKLIAWSPPAVELSKLNVDGGSLGNPGMSGRGGIVRNAQGHVFGGFAHCYGQATNTIAECRAFLLFHPVLGKSTFRLASNLYSIGSWISTVLRL; via the exons ATGGAAGATGTGAAATATGACTGGAAGGGTGTTATTCGGATGGTCAAAGGATTTATTCTGGACATTTCAAGTTCCAtgcaaaatttcaaatttgtgGGGTCGCATGACTTGGTGGTGTTGAGGGAACTAAACTGTCCAGTTGTGCCTGTTGCAGTGCAAGTGCCGAAGTTGATTGCTTGGTCTCCACCGGCAGTGGAGTTGTCTAAACTCAATGTTGATGGTGGTTCGCTTGGTAACCCAGGGATGTCTGGCAGGGGAGGTATTGTTCGGAATGCGCAGGGTCATGTATTTGGGGGTTTTGCTCATTGCTATGGACAAGCTACCAACACCATTGCTGAATGCCGAGCCTTTCTACTCTTCCATCCTGTTCTAGGAAA ATCAACATTTCGACTGGCCTCCAATCTCTACTCAAT CGGCAGCTGGATATCCACCGTATTAAGGCTATAG
- the LOC122276197 gene encoding MDIS1-interacting receptor like kinase 2-like isoform X1, protein MAASSLSIFNIPIVAWAIWIFLCGKYLDNALHQLVNVAAASGSISALQLEQAKALHETGWWPSNSNISSACDWDGITCNDGGSVTNIVRSYQGLRGQLKLNFSFFPNLVILDLSVNNLTGLIPLEIGMLKNLTSLYLDSNMLVGPIPSTIGHLTNLGSLYLDGNKINGSIPPEIGMLKNLTSLYLSSNMLVGPIPSTIGHLTNLESLLLSFNKINGSIPPEIGMLKNLTYLYLYSNMLVGPIPTTLVHLTNLRILYLDGNKINGSIPPKIGMLKNLSYLDLSSNMLVGLIPSTIGHLTNLTNLDLSQNKINGSIPPEMGMLKNLYYLNLRSNMLVGPIPFIWDNLTYLHYLDLSVNNLTGSIPYHEHNLYWVIHVNLSHNFLSGEIPIALGSIALARHLQSLDLSYNNFTGNIPSSLIDIHTLDLSHNYLKGQIPDGFDKHHKSHTLIGNRDLCGQFKIFPPCPKSKKSIATKIEIFAPITTFLIFLVIGGILLSCCVFKENQLELRESKNGNIFSIWNYDGHIAYEEIIEATEDFDIKHCIGTGGYGSVYKAELPSGNVVALKKLHQREVENPVFCKSFINEVRVLTEIRHRNIVKLHGFCVHKRCRFLIYEYMERGSLFCVLRNVDEAMELDWSKRVNIIKDTAHALSYMHHECIPAIVHRDISTNNILLNSELQAFVSDFGTAKLLDPDSSNQTLVAGTYGYIAPKFAYTMIVTEKCDVYSFGVVALEVLMGRHPGELLSSLSSSSQNMMLNEILDQRLPPPNRLIGQDILLVATIAFACLHTQPKSRPTMKCVSQEFLSHKKLNVIPLTTVSISQLRKQATYMVGSGFAYC, encoded by the exons ATGGCAGCCTCCTCCCTTTCCATTTTCAATATACCGATAGTAGCGTGGGCTATCTGGATCTTTTTATGCGGAAAGTATTTGGATAATGCACTTCATCAGCTTGTTAACGTTGCAGCAGCATCTGGATCAATATCTGCCCTTCAACTTGAACAAGCCAAGGCTTTGCACGAGACTGGGTGGTGGCCGTCCAATAGTAATATTTCAAGTGCTTGCGATTGGGATGGTATTACTTGCAACGATGGAGGAAGCGTCACAAACATCGTTAGATCTTATCAAGGTTTGAGAGGTCAGTTGAAACTCAACTTCTCTTTCTTTCCAAATTTAGTCATTCTTGATCTTAGTGTGAACAACCTTACGGGGCTCATCCCACTTGAGATTGGGATGCTAAAAAATCTGACCTCTTTATATCTTGATTCGAACATGCTCGTCGGTCCAATCCCTTCCACAATTGGTCATTTAACTAATTTGGGAAGTTTATACCTTGATGGAAATAAAATCAATGGATCAATTCCCCCCGAAATAGGGATGCTGAAAAATCTGACCTCTTTATACCTTTCTTCGAACATGCTCGTCGGTCCAATCCCTTCCACAATTGGTCATTTAACTAATTTGGAATCTTTACTTCTTAGTTTCAATAAAATCAATGGATCCATTCCCCCCGAAATAGGGATGCTGAAAAATCTGACCTATTTATACCTTTATTCGAACATGCTCGTCGGTCCAATCCCTACCACTCTGGTCCATTTAActaatttgagaattttataCCTTGATGGAAATAAAATCAATGGATCCATTCCTCCCAAAATAGGGATGCTGAAAAATCTGTCATATTTAGACTTGAGTTCGAACATGCTCGTCGGTCTAATCCCTTCCACAATTGGTCATTTAACTAATTTGACAAATTTAGACCTtagtcaaaataaaatcaatggatCAATTCCTCCCGAAATGGGGATGCTGAAAAATCTGTACTATTTAAATCTTCGTTCGAACATGCTTGTCGGTCCAATCCCTTTCATCTGGGATAATTTAACTTATTTGCATTATTTAGACCTTAGTGTAAACAACTTAACTGGAAGCATTCCCTATCACGAGCATAACCTTTATTGGGTGATACATGTTAACCTTAGTCACAACTTTTTAAGCGGAGAAATACCCATTGCACTAGGGAGTATTGCACTAGCACGCCATCTCCAGAGTTTGGATCTTAGCTACAATAATTTTACAGGCAACATTCCCTCTTCCCTCATTGATATACATACACTCGACTTGTCACACAATTATTTGAAGGGTCAAATTCCAGACGGTTTTGATAAGCATCATAAATCCCACACATTAATTGGCAATAGAGATTTATGTggtcaattcaagatttttccTCCATGTCCTAAAAGCAAAAAATCAATCGCaaccaaaatagaaatttttGCTCCCATCACCACTTTCCTCATATTCCTAGTTATTGGAGGTATTCTCTTGTCTTGTTGTGTGTTCAAAGAAAATCAACTTGAGTTAAGAGAATCTAAGAATGGAAACATATTCTCGATATGGAATTATGATGGACATATTGCATATGAAGAAATTATTGAAGCAACCGAGGATTTTGACATCAAACATTGCATTGGAACTGGTGGTTATGGTAGCGTTTACAAAGCTGAATTACCAAGCGGAAATGTGGTTGCCTTAAAGAAACTTCATCAGAGAGAGGTTGAGAATCCAGTTTTCTGTAAGAGTTTTATAAATGAGGTGAGGGTGTTAACAGAGATTCGACATCGAAATATTGTGAAGCTACATGGGTTCTGTGTACATAAAAGAtgtagatttttaatttatgagtACATGGAAAGGGGAAGCCTATTTTGTGTCCTAAGAAATGTTGATGAAGCTATGGAACTGGATTGGAGCAAGAGGGTAAACATCATCAAAGACACAGCACACGCCTTATCTTACATGCATCATGAATGCATCCCAGCAATTGTTCATAGAGATATATCAACCAACAATATTTTGCTGAATTCTGAATTGCAAGCTTTTGTCTCTGACTTTGGAACTGCTAAACTTCTTGATCCCGACTCCTCCAATCAAACATTGGTTGCTGGCACTTATGGCTACATTGCCCCAA AGTTTGCCTACACAATGATAGTTACTGAAAAATGTGATGTATATAGCTTTGGAGTGGTGGCACTAGAAGTATTAATGGGAAGGCATCCAGGAGAACTCTTGtcctcattatcatcatcatctcaaaACATGATGCTAAATGAAATATTAGACCAACGCCTGCCACCTCCAAATCGTCTAATTGGACAAGATATTTTGCTCGTCGCTACAATAGCATTTGCATGCCTTCACACTCAGCCAAAGTCTCGGCCTACAATGAAATGTGTGtcacaagaatttctctctcacAAAAAGCTGAATGTCATACCCTTGACTACGGTTTCAATCTCGCAACTGAGGAAACAAGCAACATATATGGTTGGATCAGGATTTGCTTATTGTTAG
- the LOC122276197 gene encoding MDIS1-interacting receptor like kinase 2-like isoform X2, producing MAASSLSIFNIPIVAWAIWIFLCGKYLDNALHQLVNVAAASGSISALQLEQAKALHETGWWPSNSNISSACDWDGITCNDGGSVTNIVRSYQGLRENQLELRESKNGNIFSIWNYDGHIAYEEIIEATEDFDIKHCIGTGGYGSVYKAELPSGNVVALKKLHQREVENPVFCKSFINEVRVLTEIRHRNIVKLHGFCVHKRCRFLIYEYMERGSLFCVLRNVDEAMELDWSKRVNIIKDTAHALSYMHHECIPAIVHRDISTNNILLNSELQAFVSDFGTAKLLDPDSSNQTLVAGTYGYIAPKFAYTMIVTEKCDVYSFGVVALEVLMGRHPGELLSSLSSSSQNMMLNEILDQRLPPPNRLIGQDILLVATIAFACLHTQPKSRPTMKCVSQEFLSHKKLNVIPLTTVSISQLRKQATYMVGSGFAYC from the exons ATGGCAGCCTCCTCCCTTTCCATTTTCAATATACCGATAGTAGCGTGGGCTATCTGGATCTTTTTATGCGGAAAGTATTTGGATAATGCACTTCATCAGCTTGTTAACGTTGCAGCAGCATCTGGATCAATATCTGCCCTTCAACTTGAACAAGCCAAGGCTTTGCACGAGACTGGGTGGTGGCCGTCCAATAGTAATATTTCAAGTGCTTGCGATTGGGATGGTATTACTTGCAACGATGGAGGAAGCGTCACAAACATCGTTAGATCTTATCAAGGTTTGAGAG AAAATCAACTTGAGTTAAGAGAATCTAAGAATGGAAACATATTCTCGATATGGAATTATGATGGACATATTGCATATGAAGAAATTATTGAAGCAACCGAGGATTTTGACATCAAACATTGCATTGGAACTGGTGGTTATGGTAGCGTTTACAAAGCTGAATTACCAAGCGGAAATGTGGTTGCCTTAAAGAAACTTCATCAGAGAGAGGTTGAGAATCCAGTTTTCTGTAAGAGTTTTATAAATGAGGTGAGGGTGTTAACAGAGATTCGACATCGAAATATTGTGAAGCTACATGGGTTCTGTGTACATAAAAGAtgtagatttttaatttatgagtACATGGAAAGGGGAAGCCTATTTTGTGTCCTAAGAAATGTTGATGAAGCTATGGAACTGGATTGGAGCAAGAGGGTAAACATCATCAAAGACACAGCACACGCCTTATCTTACATGCATCATGAATGCATCCCAGCAATTGTTCATAGAGATATATCAACCAACAATATTTTGCTGAATTCTGAATTGCAAGCTTTTGTCTCTGACTTTGGAACTGCTAAACTTCTTGATCCCGACTCCTCCAATCAAACATTGGTTGCTGGCACTTATGGCTACATTGCCCCAA AGTTTGCCTACACAATGATAGTTACTGAAAAATGTGATGTATATAGCTTTGGAGTGGTGGCACTAGAAGTATTAATGGGAAGGCATCCAGGAGAACTCTTGtcctcattatcatcatcatctcaaaACATGATGCTAAATGAAATATTAGACCAACGCCTGCCACCTCCAAATCGTCTAATTGGACAAGATATTTTGCTCGTCGCTACAATAGCATTTGCATGCCTTCACACTCAGCCAAAGTCTCGGCCTACAATGAAATGTGTGtcacaagaatttctctctcacAAAAAGCTGAATGTCATACCCTTGACTACGGTTTCAATCTCGCAACTGAGGAAACAAGCAACATATATGGTTGGATCAGGATTTGCTTATTGTTAG